A window of Cygnus atratus isolate AKBS03 ecotype Queensland, Australia chromosome 24, CAtr_DNAZoo_HiC_assembly, whole genome shotgun sequence contains these coding sequences:
- the NGF gene encoding beta-nerve growth factor isoform X2, with protein MSMLYYTLIIAFFIGTQAAPKSEDNAPLEYPAEHSLPKSHQSNGHHISKAAPQTTHSHSTWTIGRREDINITMDPNLFKKKRFRSPRVLFSTRPPPVSGQGQNMGQLSSAVSLNRTARTKRTAHPVLHRGEFSVCDSVSMWVGDKTTATDIKGKEVTVLGEVNINNNIFKQYFFETKCRDPKPVSSGCRGIDAKHWNSYCTTTHTFVKALTMEGKQAAWRFIRIDTACVCVLSRKSGRP; from the coding sequence ATGTCCATGCTGTACTACACTCTGATTATAGCTTTTTTCATCGGCACACAGGCAGCTCCAAAGTCAGAAGACAATGCTCCACTGGAGTATCCTGCAGAACACTCCCTACCCAAATCCCACCAGAGTAACGGACACCACATTTCCAAGGCAGCTCCACAGACAACCCACAGCCACTCTACTTGGACGATAGGTAGAAGAGAAGATATAAATATTACCATGGACCCAAATTTATTTAAGAAGAAGCGTTTCCGGTCTCCTCGGGTCCTGTTCAGCACACGGCCCCCTCCAGTGTCAGGGCAAGGACAGAATATGGGACAGCTCAGCAGTGCAGTCTCTCTTAACAGGACTGCCAGGACCAAGAGGACAGCGCATCCTGTATTGCACCGGGGAGAGTTCTCAGTGTGTGACAGTGTCAGCATGTGGGTTGGGGACAAAACCACAGCCACTGACATCAAAGGCAAAGAGGTGACAGTGTTGGGAGAGGTCAACATtaacaacaacatttttaaacagtactTTTTTGAGACCAAGTGCAGGGACCCTAAGCCAGTCTCCAGTGGGTGCCGAGGGATTGATGCGAAGCACTGGAACTCTTACTGCACCACAACACACACCTTTGTCAAAGCACTGACAATGGAGGGCAAGCAAGCAGCCTGGCGGTTTATTCGAATTGACACAGCCTGCGTGTGTGTGCTTAGCAGGAAGTCAGGGAGACCCTGA
- the NGF gene encoding beta-nerve growth factor isoform X1: MSTWQVHSVMSMLYYTLIIAFFIGTQAAPKSEDNAPLEYPAEHSLPKSHQSNGHHISKAAPQTTHSHSTWTIGRREDINITMDPNLFKKKRFRSPRVLFSTRPPPVSGQGQNMGQLSSAVSLNRTARTKRTAHPVLHRGEFSVCDSVSMWVGDKTTATDIKGKEVTVLGEVNINNNIFKQYFFETKCRDPKPVSSGCRGIDAKHWNSYCTTTHTFVKALTMEGKQAAWRFIRIDTACVCVLSRKSGRP; the protein is encoded by the exons ATGTCCACATGGCAG gTGCATAGCGTAATGTCCATGCTGTACTACACTCTGATTATAGCTTTTTTCATCGGCACACAGGCAGCTCCAAAGTCAGAAGACAATGCTCCACTGGAGTATCCTGCAGAACACTCCCTACCCAAATCCCACCAGAGTAACGGACACCACATTTCCAAGGCAGCTCCACAGACAACCCACAGCCACTCTACTTGGACGATAGGTAGAAGAGAAGATATAAATATTACCATGGACCCAAATTTATTTAAGAAGAAGCGTTTCCGGTCTCCTCGGGTCCTGTTCAGCACACGGCCCCCTCCAGTGTCAGGGCAAGGACAGAATATGGGACAGCTCAGCAGTGCAGTCTCTCTTAACAGGACTGCCAGGACCAAGAGGACAGCGCATCCTGTATTGCACCGGGGAGAGTTCTCAGTGTGTGACAGTGTCAGCATGTGGGTTGGGGACAAAACCACAGCCACTGACATCAAAGGCAAAGAGGTGACAGTGTTGGGAGAGGTCAACATtaacaacaacatttttaaacagtactTTTTTGAGACCAAGTGCAGGGACCCTAAGCCAGTCTCCAGTGGGTGCCGAGGGATTGATGCGAAGCACTGGAACTCTTACTGCACCACAACACACACCTTTGTCAAAGCACTGACAATGGAGGGCAAGCAAGCAGCCTGGCGGTTTATTCGAATTGACACAGCCTGCGTGTGTGTGCTTAGCAGGAAGTCAGGGAGACCCTGA
- the NGF gene encoding beta-nerve growth factor isoform X3 — MSTWQAAPKSEDNAPLEYPAEHSLPKSHQSNGHHISKAAPQTTHSHSTWTIGRREDINITMDPNLFKKKRFRSPRVLFSTRPPPVSGQGQNMGQLSSAVSLNRTARTKRTAHPVLHRGEFSVCDSVSMWVGDKTTATDIKGKEVTVLGEVNINNNIFKQYFFETKCRDPKPVSSGCRGIDAKHWNSYCTTTHTFVKALTMEGKQAAWRFIRIDTACVCVLSRKSGRP; from the exons ATGTCCACATGGCAG GCAGCTCCAAAGTCAGAAGACAATGCTCCACTGGAGTATCCTGCAGAACACTCCCTACCCAAATCCCACCAGAGTAACGGACACCACATTTCCAAGGCAGCTCCACAGACAACCCACAGCCACTCTACTTGGACGATAGGTAGAAGAGAAGATATAAATATTACCATGGACCCAAATTTATTTAAGAAGAAGCGTTTCCGGTCTCCTCGGGTCCTGTTCAGCACACGGCCCCCTCCAGTGTCAGGGCAAGGACAGAATATGGGACAGCTCAGCAGTGCAGTCTCTCTTAACAGGACTGCCAGGACCAAGAGGACAGCGCATCCTGTATTGCACCGGGGAGAGTTCTCAGTGTGTGACAGTGTCAGCATGTGGGTTGGGGACAAAACCACAGCCACTGACATCAAAGGCAAAGAGGTGACAGTGTTGGGAGAGGTCAACATtaacaacaacatttttaaacagtactTTTTTGAGACCAAGTGCAGGGACCCTAAGCCAGTCTCCAGTGGGTGCCGAGGGATTGATGCGAAGCACTGGAACTCTTACTGCACCACAACACACACCTTTGTCAAAGCACTGACAATGGAGGGCAAGCAAGCAGCCTGGCGGTTTATTCGAATTGACACAGCCTGCGTGTGTGTGCTTAGCAGGAAGTCAGGGAGACCCTGA